ACGAAGAAGCCCGACCACAGCCAGATCGGCACATCGGGGAACCAGCGGGTCATCAGCATGCCGGCGGCAGTGAACTCCAGGCCGACGGTGGAGGCCCAGCTCATCCAGTAGACCCAGCCGATCATGAACCCGGTGGCCGGGCCGATGAAGCGTGTGGCGTGGGCCTGGAAGGAGCCGGAAACCGGCATCTGCACCGACAGCTCGCCCAGGCAGACCATCACCAGGTACATCAGCAGGCCCGCGACCAGGTAGGCGAGGATGGCGCCCATCGGGCCGCCGGAATTGATGGTGACACCCGAGCCCATGAACAGGCCGGTGCCGATCACGCCGCCCAGCGAGAGCATGAAGATGTGGCGACTCTTGAGCGCTCGGGTGAGCTGGATACGATCTTTTTCCTGGGACGCTTGCAGCTCAGACATGGCACACCTCCGCAATGCGGCGGGCGCGGCTGAGCAGAACTCTACGTTGGATCATTATTGTTATCTCCAATCAGTCAGAGGCCGTGGCTCGGGCACGGATGCCACCGGATTATTGGAAGACGATGTAAGGCGCCGTTGTTCGGCAGGATCGAAGTTGTAGAAAGATGTAAGGATTTTGTGCAGGGCGCGCGGGGCGGGGTTTTCAGATAGTTGCTCGCTCCCACAACGTAAAGTGAGCCCGGCATCCCCTGTAGGGCGCATAACGCGCCAGCGTTATCCGCCGCAGCAGATGGCGGATAACCTGTTCCAGGTTATGCGCCCTACGCCGGGGTGCTCTTCAGGAGTTCAGCAACGACCGCCTTCTCCCGATCCAGCTTATCCGTCCAGCCCATGAGCGAAGCTCCCGCCAGCGCCGCCTCTTCCAGCTCGCCAAGGCAGTCGCCCAGGCCGCGCAGCCCCATCGACCGGCAACTCCCCGCCAGCCGGTGGGCAAGGCTCGCGGCTTCGACCGCATCGTCCTGGCGCAGCGCATCCAGCAGCAGCGGCCATTGCTGGTCGATCAGGCGCCAGAGGCTATCGAGCAGTTCGGCGAGCTTGTGCTCGCCCAACAGACGGCGGTGGGTATCCAGCACGCGGTGATCCAGCGGGCCGCTGTCCACGGTCTCGTCCGCCGCATCGCCCGTTACACCGGCCAGCGCGCGGCGCAGTTGCTCCAGGCGCAGCGGCTTGCCCAGCACGCCCTGCATGCCGGCCTCGAAATAGCGACGCACCATCCCCGGCTGCACACTGGCGGTGAAGGCGAACACCGGCGTGCGCACGTTGCGGCCTTCCGCCTGCCCGCGAATTGCCCGGCACAGCTCCAGGCCGCTCATGCCCGGCAGGTGCATATCCAGCAGGATCAGGTCGAAGCGCCGCGAGGCGGCGAGCGCCAGCGCAGGCTCCGCGTCGTCGGCCAGGTGCACGCGATGGCCATCGCGCTCCAGCAGCGCCTGGGCGACCTCGCGGTTCAGGGCGACGTCCTCCACCACCAGCACCTCCAGCGCCGGCGAGCACTCCACGATTGCCGTAGCGCTCGGCACCACGCCCGGCGCCAGCGCGATCTCGAACCAGAAGGTGCTGCCCTCGCCCTCCAGGCTCTCCACGCCGATCTCACCGCCCATGCTTTCCACCAGGCGCTTGCTGATCGCCAGCCCCAGGCCGGTGCCGCCGTAGCGCCGCGCCACCTCGTCGCTGGCCTGGGTGAAGCGCTGGAAGATTTTTTCCTGCTGCTCCGAGGAAATCCCGATGCCGTCGTCGGTCACGCTGAAACGCAGGCGCTGCCCGGCCTCGTCGGACGCCAGCACGGCCACCTCCAGCAGCACCTCGCCTTCCTCGGTGAACTTCACCGCGTTGGCCACCAGGTTGCTCAGCACCTGGCGCAGGAACTGCTCGGCGCCCCGGCAGGCGTCGCGCACCTGCGGATCGACGCGCAGCCGCAGGACGGTACCGTTGTCCTGCGCGCGCGGCTCCAGCAGGGTCACCACGTCATCGAGCAGACGGCGCAGGGAGAAGTCCACCGGCTCGGGCTGGCTGGCGCCATCTTCCAGCTTGGCGAAGTGCAGCACCTCGTTGAGGATCGCCAGCAGCCCCTCGCCAGCAGTGGACAGCGCCTGCAACCGGCGCCGATCCTGCTCGCCCAGGGGGGCCGCGCGCAGCAGCTCGGCCATGCCGAGGATACCGCCCAGTGGGGTGCGGATTTCGTGGCTCATGGTGGCGAGGAAGCGGCTCTTGGCACGGTTGGCCGCCTCCGCTTCTTCCTTGGCGCGGCGCAGGCTGGCGGTGCGCCGCTCGACCCGCCGCTGCAACTCGTCGCGCGTGCTTTGCAGCGCCTCGCGGTCGGCCTCGCGGCGCCGAAGTTCGGCGCGCAGTGCGCGGCGCAGGCCGTCTAGGGCATCAGCCACGGTGTCGATTTCGTCGTCCTCGCCGCTGCGCACCTTGTCCAGCGCCAGCTCGGTCCCCAGGTCGCCGCCGGTCAGCCCGCGAACGAAATCGGCCATGCGCCGCAGATGCCGGGTGACCAGGCTGTGGAACAGCCAGCTCAGCGCCACCGCCAGGCCACAGAGGAACACGCCCATCCACAACAGGCTGGCCAGGCCGCCGTGGAGCAGGCGCAGGTAGACGGCGCCCAGGTCGATGCTCACCTCCAGTTCCCCCAGCTCCCGGCGCTCGCCATCCGGCGGCTGGAAGGCCAGGGCGAAACGCTCCACACGCAGCGGGCCGCGCCCACTTTCGCTGCCCTGCATCAGGTTGAAATCGGCGCTGCGCAGACGCGCCTGGGCGATGTCGGGAAAGTCCACCAGGCCGTGCAGTTGCACGTTGAGCTGCTCCTGGTTGAGGTCCCACAGGCTGCGCTCGAAGCTGGCCAGGTAGCCGACTCGGATCAGCTCCAGGCGCGCCTCGATGTCGCGCATCTCGCGGCGGTATTCGAAGTACAACTGCACTGCGCTGGCCAGCACGGTGAAGCACAGGCTGAACAGCAACACCCGCAGCAGCAGGCGCCGGGCCAGGCCGCCGGGCAGCTTCATCGCGGCACTCCGTCGCCGGCGAGCATCGCGCGGTAGCCGCGCTCGCTGTCATCCAGCCAGCGCGCCACGCTGCCATCCTCCACTCGCCGTTGCAGCGCCGCGTCGATCTCGTCCATCCGCGCGGCCAGCGGCGACCGGCGCGACACCGCGATGCGCAGGTAGTCCACGGTCAGCGGCCTGGGCAATGCCGCGATGTTCTCGCCTCCGGCCAACTGCTCGACGAACAGGCCGCCAGTGCGGCGCTCGTGGGCGATGAAGTCGATACGCTGGCGGATCAGCTTGCCGAAGTTCTGTCGGCTGTCGGAGACCCATTCGACATTGCCGTGCTCGGCGACGAAGCGGTCGAACTGCGCCCCGTAGCTCTCGCCGAAAAGTAGCCCGCCACGGTAGCTGGCGAGGTCGTCCAGCCGGTCGAAGCGCACCGGCTTGCGGCGGTTGTAGAAGATCGCCACTTCCTCGCGCAGCACCGGCACGCGGGAGAACAGCAGGCCATCGTCACGCTGCGGCGTGCGGTAGGCCAGCACCACGTCCACGCGGCCTTCGGCGGCATCCAGCAGGCAGCGCTTCCAGTTGCCGAGCACCACGGTCGTCACCTCGTAGCCCAGCTCGCCGAGCACGCTGCGCACCGCTTGCGGCGCCAGCCCGCGGACCTCGTGGCCATCGCTCCAGGAAATCGGCGGGTACACGGGGTAGTCGCAGTAGCGGATCGGTTGCGCGGCGCTCGCGGTGGTGCCCGCTGCCAGCAGCGGCAGCACCAGGCACAGCAGGGCCGGCCAGCGCATGGCTCAGACGTCGGCGGGCGTGGCGGTGAACAGGTAGCCGGCGCCGTGGATGGTGATGATCAGCTCGGGCTCGGCAGGGTCGTCGCGCAGCTTGCGGCGCAGGCGGCCTACCAGCACGTCGATGGAGCGGTCGTTGGGCAGCCACTCGCGGTTGCGGATCTGGTCCATCAGCTGGTCGCGGCTCAGGGTATGGCCGGTGTTGCGCAGGAACACACAGAGCAGCTGGAACTCGCCGTGGGTCAGTGGGGTTTCGCTGCCGCCTGCGTCGATCAGGCGGCGGCGGTCGGGGTCCAGCGTCCAGTGCGCGAAGCGCTTGTGGTTCTGCCGGGCCGGTTGCGCGGCGACGGGTTGGCGGGCGTGGCGAACGCGGCGGATCAGGTTCTTCGCGCGGGACACCAGCTCACGCGGGTTGAGCGGCTTGATCACATAGTCGTCGGCACCGCATTCCAGGCCGACGATGCGGTCCACGTCGTCGTTGCGGCCGGTGATCAGGATGATGCCGACCTCCGAACGCACGCGCAGCTCGCGGGTCAGGGTCAGGCCGTCCTTGCCGGGCAGGCGGATGTCGAGCATCACCAGGTCGATCGGCTGCTCGCCGCGCTCGGCCTCGGCCAGGCTGGCTTCGGCCTGCTCGGCAGTGCCCGCGCAGAGCACGTCGTAACCTTCCTCGCCGAGATAGGCCTGGAGGAGTTCGCGAATCAGCGGATCGTCGTCGACGATCAGAACACGGGGAGCCATCGCCAATACCCTGCTGACGCCACCGAACGGGTCGGGGTCGTTCTTGTTATTAGTCTAGGGGAGCTGCGGGGAACGGAGCCCGCAGACGGCAGCAGGGTACCGATAGCTGAACATTCGATCAACAGGCTGCCGGCGGGCGGCTGAATCGCTGTCGCCCGCCATGCTGCAGGCCATCTACCCAGGCCTCGCAGATCTGCACGCCCTGCTCGGGCGTGAAGGTGTTGGGGTTCAGCCCCGACTCCAGCCACAAACCGTCGAGCAACGCGCTCAGGGCGATGGCCGCGAGGTCGGCGTCGAAACCTTCCCAGCCCTCTTCCCGCGCCAGCTCGTTCAGCGTCTGCGCCAGCAGCGAGCGGTATTCACCGTAGGAGTGATCATGGGCGTGGTTGATCGCCTCTGCGGTCTTCACCGCGCCCCAGAACGCCAGCCAGGCGTCCAGCAGTTGCGGGTCGAGCAGCTCGGCGGAGAACGAGGCGCGGAAGAACGCCGACAGCCGCGCGCGGGCATCGGGCGCCGCCTCGGCGATGGCCTCGCGCAACAACTGCATCACCCGCCCGGTCACCGTCAGGTAAGCCTCGGCCACCAGTTCGTCCTTGCCCGAATAGTGGTGGTTGATCAGTCCCACCGACACACCGGCCTCGGCGCAGATCTTGCGGATCGATGCGCCCTGGAAGCCGTGCTGCTTGAGGCACGCGAGCGTGGCCTCGATCAGCAGTGCCTTGCGCTGCTCCGGCTCCAGTCGGGAAAAGCGGACTTCCTGGTTCATGCCTAGGCTCCATTCGTCTCAGGCGGCCAATCTGAACGATTGTTCGACAGGATG
The Pseudomonas triclosanedens DNA segment above includes these coding regions:
- a CDS encoding ATP-binding protein; amino-acid sequence: MKLPGGLARRLLLRVLLFSLCFTVLASAVQLYFEYRREMRDIEARLELIRVGYLASFERSLWDLNQEQLNVQLHGLVDFPDIAQARLRSADFNLMQGSESGRGPLRVERFALAFQPPDGERRELGELEVSIDLGAVYLRLLHGGLASLLWMGVFLCGLAVALSWLFHSLVTRHLRRMADFVRGLTGGDLGTELALDKVRSGEDDEIDTVADALDGLRRALRAELRRREADREALQSTRDELQRRVERRTASLRRAKEEAEAANRAKSRFLATMSHEIRTPLGGILGMAELLRAAPLGEQDRRRLQALSTAGEGLLAILNEVLHFAKLEDGASQPEPVDFSLRRLLDDVVTLLEPRAQDNGTVLRLRVDPQVRDACRGAEQFLRQVLSNLVANAVKFTEEGEVLLEVAVLASDEAGQRLRFSVTDDGIGISSEQQEKIFQRFTQASDEVARRYGGTGLGLAISKRLVESMGGEIGVESLEGEGSTFWFEIALAPGVVPSATAIVECSPALEVLVVEDVALNREVAQALLERDGHRVHLADDAEPALALAASRRFDLILLDMHLPGMSGLELCRAIRGQAEGRNVRTPVFAFTASVQPGMVRRYFEAGMQGVLGKPLRLEQLRRALAGVTGDAADETVDSGPLDHRVLDTHRRLLGEHKLAELLDSLWRLIDQQWPLLLDALRQDDAVEAASLAHRLAGSCRSMGLRGLGDCLGELEEAALAGASLMGWTDKLDREKAVVAELLKSTPA
- a CDS encoding substrate-binding periplasmic protein, with the protein product MRWPALLCLVLPLLAAGTTASAAQPIRYCDYPVYPPISWSDGHEVRGLAPQAVRSVLGELGYEVTTVVLGNWKRCLLDAAEGRVDVVLAYRTPQRDDGLLFSRVPVLREEVAIFYNRRKPVRFDRLDDLASYRGGLLFGESYGAQFDRFVAEHGNVEWVSDSRQNFGKLIRQRIDFIAHERRTGGLFVEQLAGGENIAALPRPLTVDYLRIAVSRRSPLAARMDEIDAALQRRVEDGSVARWLDDSERGYRAMLAGDGVPR
- a CDS encoding response regulator; protein product: MAMAPRVLIVDDDPLIRELLQAYLGEEGYDVLCAGTAEQAEASLAEAERGEQPIDLVMLDIRLPGKDGLTLTRELRVRSEVGIILITGRNDDVDRIVGLECGADDYVIKPLNPRELVSRAKNLIRRVRHARQPVAAQPARQNHKRFAHWTLDPDRRRLIDAGGSETPLTHGEFQLLCVFLRNTGHTLSRDQLMDQIRNREWLPNDRSIDVLVGRLRRKLRDDPAEPELIITIHGAGYLFTATPADV
- a CDS encoding TetR family transcriptional regulator C-terminal domain-containing protein produces the protein MNQEVRFSRLEPEQRKALLIEATLACLKQHGFQGASIRKICAEAGVSVGLINHHYSGKDELVAEAYLTVTGRVMQLLREAIAEAAPDARARLSAFFRASFSAELLDPQLLDAWLAFWGAVKTAEAINHAHDHSYGEYRSLLAQTLNELAREEGWEGFDADLAAIALSALLDGLWLESGLNPNTFTPEQGVQICEAWVDGLQHGGRQRFSRPPAAC